The following are from one region of the Polynucleobacter sp. MWH-CaK5 genome:
- a CDS encoding DNA translocase FtsK: MARIASSQNPPPANSGPETRLTRLMREVKWIAFMALTLALFAVLASYSKGDPAWSHANQVANIANIGGRLGAWLADILFYVFGASAYWWVILLLRRAIRGWQELTAAKLPGQQLEPEPFLPRFLGFGLTMISSMALESIRMHSMTMDLPRPPGGVLGELLGDPLQMAIGFTGATLVLLVILAIGVSLFLRFSWLTLAEQLGRFLEVSWMRIRERRESEEDRRIGEQAAEVREEIVEEERVKIEELPPVPIYRAPLSVVKSERVEREKQQPLFAEITDSELPPLSLLDPVPPVKETISADTLEFTSRLIERKLKEFNIEVKVISAHPGPVVTRYEIEPAMGVKGSQIVNLQKDLSRALGVLSVRVVETIPGKTCMGLELPNPNRQAVHLTEILSSRVYNDSASLLTLSLGKDIGGAPVIADLAKMPHCLVAGTTGSGKSVGINSMILSLLYKAKADEVRLIMIDPKMLEMAVYEGIPHLLCPVVTDMKQAYNALNWAVIEMDRRYKLMSKFGVRNLAGFNKKIADAEEKGEYLYNPFSLTPDDPEPLHKAPVIVIVIDELADLMMVVGKKIEELIARIAQKARAAGIHLVLATQRPSVDVITGLIKANVPTRISFQVSSRIDSRTILDQQGAESLLGMGDMLYMAPGTGLPIRVHGAFVTDDEVHRVVTWLKEKNGESNYIDSILEPQTEMDSGSGEASASGEADPLYDQAVAIILENKRASISLVQRHLRIGYNRAARLLEDMERAGLVSKMGSNGNREILVRAPSDN, encoded by the coding sequence ATGGCTAGAATTGCATCCTCTCAAAACCCACCTCCAGCTAATAGCGGGCCTGAAACCCGTTTGACCCGCCTCATGCGTGAAGTCAAATGGATTGCCTTCATGGCCCTGACTTTGGCCTTGTTTGCAGTATTGGCAAGTTACAGCAAAGGCGACCCAGCTTGGTCGCACGCCAATCAGGTCGCCAATATTGCCAATATTGGTGGTCGTTTGGGCGCTTGGTTAGCCGATATCTTGTTTTACGTTTTTGGCGCATCAGCCTACTGGTGGGTCATTTTGTTGCTCAGACGCGCGATTCGCGGTTGGCAAGAGCTCACCGCGGCCAAATTACCTGGCCAGCAATTAGAGCCTGAGCCATTTTTACCTAGATTCTTGGGCTTTGGCTTGACCATGATTTCAAGCATGGCGCTTGAATCAATTCGCATGCACAGCATGACCATGGATTTGCCGCGACCACCTGGAGGTGTGTTGGGTGAACTCTTGGGCGATCCTTTGCAAATGGCGATTGGTTTCACGGGCGCCACTTTGGTTTTATTGGTGATTCTTGCGATTGGCGTTTCATTGTTCTTGAGATTTTCTTGGTTGACCTTGGCAGAACAGCTTGGCAGATTTTTGGAAGTCTCATGGATGCGTATTCGCGAGCGTCGCGAATCTGAAGAAGATCGCCGCATTGGAGAGCAAGCTGCTGAGGTGCGCGAAGAGATCGTTGAAGAAGAACGCGTGAAGATTGAGGAATTACCTCCTGTGCCTATTTATAGAGCACCATTGAGTGTGGTCAAGAGTGAAAGAGTTGAGCGTGAAAAGCAACAACCTTTGTTTGCTGAAATCACCGATTCTGAATTACCGCCACTCTCATTGTTAGATCCTGTTCCGCCCGTTAAAGAAACTATTTCTGCGGATACCCTTGAGTTCACATCACGTTTGATTGAGCGCAAGCTAAAAGAATTCAACATCGAAGTCAAAGTAATTTCTGCTCACCCAGGCCCTGTGGTCACTCGTTACGAGATCGAGCCAGCGATGGGTGTTAAGGGTAGTCAGATTGTTAATCTGCAAAAAGATTTATCACGCGCTTTAGGTGTGTTGAGTGTTCGTGTGGTTGAAACAATTCCAGGTAAGACTTGCATGGGCTTGGAATTACCGAATCCTAATCGCCAAGCCGTGCACCTCACAGAAATTCTGAGCTCTCGCGTTTATAACGACAGCGCCTCACTCTTGACCTTGTCTTTGGGTAAAGACATTGGCGGTGCTCCAGTGATTGCCGATTTGGCAAAGATGCCACATTGCTTGGTTGCTGGTACCACCGGTTCAGGTAAATCAGTGGGTATCAATTCGATGATTCTGTCTTTGCTATATAAAGCAAAAGCGGATGAAGTTCGCTTGATCATGATTGATCCGAAGATGCTTGAGATGGCAGTTTATGAGGGCATCCCTCATTTATTGTGTCCAGTAGTCACAGACATGAAGCAAGCCTATAACGCTCTCAATTGGGCCGTGATTGAAATGGATCGCCGATACAAGTTGATGAGTAAATTCGGCGTTCGTAATTTGGCTGGCTTTAATAAAAAAATCGCTGATGCTGAAGAAAAAGGCGAGTACCTTTACAACCCATTCAGTTTGACACCAGATGATCCTGAGCCTTTACATAAGGCACCAGTGATCGTGATCGTGATCGATGAGTTGGCTGACTTGATGATGGTGGTTGGCAAGAAGATTGAAGAGTTGATTGCTCGTATCGCGCAAAAAGCACGTGCCGCAGGCATTCATTTGGTCTTGGCCACACAGCGTCCAAGCGTTGATGTGATCACTGGCTTGATCAAGGCCAACGTGCCAACGCGTATCTCATTCCAAGTCAGCAGCCGCATTGATAGCCGCACCATTCTTGATCAGCAGGGCGCTGAGAGTTTATTGGGCATGGGTGATATGTTGTACATGGCACCTGGTACTGGTTTGCCAATACGTGTTCACGGTGCTTTTGTGACCGATGATGAAGTGCATCGTGTGGTGACTTGGCTAAAAGAGAAAAATGGCGAATCTAATTACATTGATTCAATCTTAGAGCCTCAGACAGAAATGGACTCTGGTTCAGGCGAGGCATCTGCCAGTGGAGAGGCTGACCCTCTTTACGATCAAGCTGTCGCCATCATTCTAGAAAACAAACGAGCCTCTATTTCTTTGGTGCAGCGTCATTTGCGCATTGGTTACAACCGCGCAGCCAGATTGCTAGAAGACATGGAACGCGCAGGACTTGTTTCCAAAATGGGCAGCAATGGCAATCGAGAAATCTTGGTTCGCGCCCCAAGTGACAATTAA
- a CDS encoding HU family DNA-binding protein, giving the protein MNKAELVEKIAKDADISKASAERVLNTSIDTIIKAVTKGDKVQLIGFGTFGSGKRAARVGRNPKTGEAIKIAAAKTVKFTAGKAFKDAVNKRK; this is encoded by the coding sequence ATGAATAAAGCTGAATTAGTAGAAAAAATTGCAAAAGACGCAGACATTTCTAAGGCATCTGCTGAGCGTGTTTTGAACACATCAATCGACACAATCATCAAAGCTGTTACTAAAGGTGACAAGGTTCAATTGATCGGTTTCGGTACATTCGGTTCAGGCAAGCGTGCTGCACGTGTTGGCCGTAACCCAAAGACTGGCGAAGCAATCAAGATTGCAGCTGCTAAGACTGTTAAGTTCACAGCTGGTAAAGCTTTCAAAGACGCTGTAAACAAGCGCAAGTAA
- a CDS encoding P-II family nitrogen regulator, whose protein sequence is MKQVTAIIKPFKLDEVREGLAELGVTGLTVTEVKGFGRQKGHTELYRGAEYVVDFLPKIKVEVVVADEHVEAVIDAIVKSAHTGKIGDGKIFVTSIEQVIRIRTGETNESAV, encoded by the coding sequence ATGAAACAAGTTACGGCAATCATTAAACCGTTTAAATTGGATGAAGTTCGCGAAGGCTTGGCTGAATTAGGAGTGACTGGTTTGACAGTGACTGAAGTCAAGGGCTTTGGCCGTCAAAAAGGGCATACCGAACTCTATCGAGGCGCTGAGTATGTGGTTGATTTCTTACCAAAAATCAAAGTTGAAGTTGTGGTCGCTGATGAACATGTTGAAGCTGTGATTGATGCCATTGTTAAATCAGCTCACACTGGCAAAATTGGTGACGGTAAAATATTTGTAACTTCAATTGAACAAGTGATTCGCATCCGTACCGGAGAAACAAACGAATCAGCTGTTTAA
- a CDS encoding peptide chain release factor 3, protein MNYSNDIVREVARRRTFGIISHPDAGKTTLTEKLLMFSGAIQLAGTVKARKSGRHATSDWMEIEKQRGISVASSVMQFEYRDHVVNLLDTPGHQDFSEDTYRVLTAVDSALMVIDAAKGVEEQTIKLLNVCRMRNTPIITFVNKMDRETRDPMELLDELESVLKIECAPVTWPIGMGKNFRGVYHLINDEILLFAAGNDRADQEFQVMKGIDNPKLHEMFPDEMAQLKMEVELVQGASHPFDLERFLGGLQTPVFFGSAINNFGVREILNALLDWAPGPRERSATVRSVDPREDKFSGFVFKIQANMDPAHRDRIAFLRVCSGKFERGMKINHLRINREVKVSNVVTFMASSREQVEEAYAGDIIGLPNHGNMQIGDSFSEGEVLQYTGIPYFAPDFFRVARIRNPMKIKQLQKGLQQLGEEGAVQVFKPLNSSDLILGAVGALQFEVVASRLMNEYGVDAVFDTASINCARWVTCEDKKMMSDFQNSSAGHQLALDAADNLAYLANSAVNLRVTQERWPQIVFHETREHASKLS, encoded by the coding sequence ATGAATTACAGTAACGATATTGTCCGCGAAGTCGCAAGACGCAGGACTTTTGGCATTATTTCTCACCCTGATGCCGGTAAAACAACCCTGACAGAGAAACTCTTGATGTTCTCTGGTGCCATCCAATTGGCAGGAACTGTTAAAGCTCGTAAAAGCGGCAGACATGCCACTTCTGACTGGATGGAAATTGAAAAGCAGCGCGGCATTTCTGTGGCCAGCTCGGTGATGCAGTTTGAATACCGTGACCATGTGGTCAATCTTTTGGATACCCCAGGTCACCAAGACTTTTCTGAAGATACTTATCGCGTTTTAACTGCTGTGGACTCTGCATTGATGGTGATCGATGCGGCCAAGGGTGTTGAAGAGCAAACCATCAAGTTATTGAATGTTTGTCGCATGAGAAATACTCCCATCATCACGTTCGTGAACAAGATGGACCGCGAAACCAGAGATCCTATGGAATTGCTGGATGAACTTGAATCTGTCTTGAAGATTGAGTGTGCGCCAGTCACGTGGCCAATCGGCATGGGCAAAAATTTCCGTGGTGTTTATCACCTCATCAATGATGAAATTCTGTTGTTTGCGGCTGGTAACGATCGTGCCGACCAAGAATTCCAAGTGATGAAGGGGATTGATAATCCAAAGCTTCATGAAATGTTCCCTGATGAAATGGCTCAACTCAAAATGGAAGTCGAGTTGGTGCAAGGTGCATCGCATCCATTTGATTTAGAGCGTTTCTTGGGTGGTTTACAGACCCCCGTATTCTTTGGTTCAGCCATCAATAACTTTGGTGTTCGAGAAATCCTCAACGCACTGCTTGATTGGGCCCCAGGCCCGAGAGAGCGCAGTGCAACGGTCAGATCTGTTGATCCAAGAGAAGATAAGTTTAGTGGCTTTGTGTTCAAGATTCAGGCCAACATGGATCCTGCTCATCGAGACCGCATCGCATTCTTACGCGTTTGTTCAGGTAAGTTTGAACGCGGTATGAAAATCAATCACCTGCGCATCAACCGTGAAGTGAAAGTATCGAATGTCGTGACTTTCATGGCCTCTAGTCGTGAGCAGGTGGAAGAGGCCTACGCTGGTGACATCATTGGTTTACCGAATCACGGCAATATGCAAATTGGCGATAGCTTTTCTGAAGGTGAAGTTTTGCAATACACCGGTATTCCATACTTTGCGCCAGACTTTTTCAGAGTTGCCCGCATTCGTAATCCAATGAAGATCAAACAGCTGCAAAAGGGTCTTCAGCAATTGGGCGAAGAGGGTGCTGTGCAGGTATTCAAGCCATTGAACAGCAGTGATCTGATTCTTGGTGCTGTGGGTGCACTGCAGTTCGAAGTGGTCGCCAGTCGCTTAATGAATGAATATGGCGTTGATGCTGTTTTTGATACAGCCAGCATCAACTGCGCACGTTGGGTGACTTGTGAAGATAAAAAAATGATGAGTGATTTTCAAAATTCATCAGCAGGTCATCAACTGGCTTTAGATGCTGCAGATAATTTGGCTTATTTGGCGAACTCTGCTGTTAACTTGAGGGTTACTCAAGAGCGTTGGCCTCAAATTGTGTTCCATGAGACTAGGGAGCATGCCAGCAAGCTTTCTTGA
- the trxB gene encoding thioredoxin-disulfide reductase, which yields MTTKNLKHAKVLILGSGPAGYTAAVYAARANLDPVLITGIAQGGQLMTTTEVENWPADPNGVQGPELMQRFLEHAERFKTEIIFDHIHTAALTEKPIRLEGDSGTYTCDSLIISTGASAQYLGMPSEEAFMGKGVSACATCDGFFYRNQDVCVIGGGNSAVEEALYLSGIANKVTVIHRRDKFRAEPILIDRLMAKVAEGKVAIEWNSHLDEVLGDNTGVTAVRVANAEGAKKEIPLKGVFVAIGHKPNTDLFVGQLDMENGYLKTKSGLAGNATATNIPGVFAAGDVQDHIYRQAITSAGTGCMAALDAQRYLETL from the coding sequence ATGACGACAAAAAATCTTAAACACGCAAAAGTACTCATCCTAGGTTCAGGCCCTGCGGGCTACACAGCTGCCGTTTATGCGGCACGTGCCAACCTAGACCCTGTTTTGATCACGGGCATCGCCCAAGGCGGTCAATTAATGACCACCACAGAGGTGGAAAACTGGCCAGCTGACCCTAATGGCGTCCAAGGTCCAGAGCTCATGCAGCGCTTTTTAGAGCACGCAGAGCGCTTTAAGACCGAAATCATTTTTGACCATATCCATACAGCTGCTTTGACGGAAAAGCCGATTCGCCTAGAAGGTGACTCAGGTACTTACACCTGCGATTCTTTGATCATTTCCACAGGCGCTTCAGCCCAGTACTTGGGTATGCCTAGTGAAGAAGCTTTCATGGGCAAAGGCGTGTCTGCCTGCGCTACTTGTGACGGTTTCTTCTACAGAAACCAAGACGTTTGCGTGATTGGCGGAGGTAACAGTGCCGTTGAAGAGGCTCTTTATTTATCTGGTATCGCCAATAAAGTGACGGTGATCCATCGTCGCGACAAATTCCGTGCTGAGCCAATCTTGATTGACCGCCTCATGGCTAAAGTGGCTGAAGGCAAAGTTGCCATTGAATGGAACAGTCATTTGGATGAAGTGTTGGGTGACAACACTGGTGTGACAGCTGTTCGCGTTGCCAATGCGGAAGGCGCCAAAAAAGAGATCCCATTAAAAGGTGTATTTGTGGCCATCGGTCACAAACCAAACACTGATTTATTTGTAGGTCAGTTAGATATGGAAAACGGCTACTTAAAGACCAAGAGTGGTTTGGCAGGCAATGCAACGGCCACCAACATCCCTGGTGTTTTTGCAGCTGGTGACGTACAAGACCATATCTACCGTCAAGCCATTACCAGCGCTGGAACAGGCTGCATGGCTGCATTAGATGCTCAACGTTATTTAGAGACTTTGTAA
- the serS gene encoding serine--tRNA ligase: MIDIQLLRKDLDTVASRLAERKFVLDKDTFVSLESDRKQVQSRSEELQAKRNQLAKAVGMKKGKGEDASAEMAESTAVNQELQALTEKLTVVQSQLNNFLLNIPNIPHESVPSGKDESANQEVLRWGNIPSFDFPVKDHVDLATPLGLDFDSAAKLTGSRFAVMHGQIARLHRALAQFMLDNHIQIGYHEVAVPFIVNAESMKGTGQLPKFEADLFKVPRKVGGDDQDESVEAVYENFYLIPTAEVPVTNLMRDTITPAEQLPKKFVAHTPCFRSEAGSYGRDTRGMIRQHQFEKVELVQITKPEASMAALEELTSHAEAILQKLELPYRKVLLCTGDMGFGSVKTYDLEVWLPAQNTYREISSCSNMGDFQSRRMQARFKTGQDKPELVHTLNGSGLAVGRTGVAILENYQQADGSIKIPKALQPYMGGLEALTL, encoded by the coding sequence ATGATCGATATTCAGCTGTTACGCAAAGACCTTGATACCGTTGCCTCACGTTTGGCAGAACGGAAATTTGTTCTTGATAAAGACACTTTTGTTTCTTTAGAGTCTGATCGTAAGCAAGTACAAAGTCGTTCAGAAGAATTGCAAGCCAAGCGCAATCAATTGGCCAAAGCTGTTGGCATGAAAAAAGGCAAGGGTGAAGATGCCAGCGCTGAAATGGCTGAATCTACCGCCGTTAACCAAGAATTACAGGCTCTCACAGAAAAGCTCACAGTTGTTCAGTCTCAACTTAATAACTTTTTATTGAATATTCCTAATATTCCTCACGAATCTGTGCCATCTGGCAAAGACGAGTCTGCCAATCAGGAAGTTTTGCGTTGGGGCAATATTCCAAGTTTTGATTTTCCGGTTAAAGATCACGTTGATTTGGCGACCCCATTGGGTCTGGACTTTGACAGTGCCGCAAAGTTGACGGGTTCACGCTTTGCCGTGATGCATGGCCAGATTGCTCGTTTGCACAGAGCTTTGGCTCAATTCATGTTGGATAACCACATCCAAATTGGTTATCACGAAGTGGCTGTACCTTTTATCGTGAATGCTGAATCCATGAAGGGCACTGGTCAATTACCAAAATTTGAAGCTGATTTATTCAAAGTGCCACGAAAAGTAGGTGGTGACGATCAAGATGAATCAGTTGAAGCTGTTTATGAGAATTTTTATCTCATTCCAACTGCAGAAGTTCCTGTCACTAATTTGATGCGTGACACCATCACGCCGGCTGAACAGTTGCCAAAGAAATTTGTGGCTCACACTCCTTGCTTTAGATCTGAAGCAGGTAGTTATGGGCGTGATACGCGCGGTATGATTCGCCAACATCAATTTGAAAAAGTTGAATTGGTGCAAATCACCAAGCCAGAAGCCTCTATGGCAGCTTTGGAAGAATTAACATCTCATGCAGAAGCTATCTTGCAAAAACTAGAGCTGCCTTACAGAAAGGTTCTCCTATGCACTGGTGATATGGGCTTTGGCAGCGTTAAAACCTATGACTTAGAGGTTTGGTTGCCAGCACAAAATACTTATCGTGAAATCAGCTCTTGCTCAAACATGGGTGATTTTCAATCTAGACGCATGCAAGCTCGCTTTAAAACAGGCCAAGATAAACCTGAGTTGGTGCACACCTTGAATGGTTCTGGTTTAGCTGTAGGGCGAACTGGTGTTGCGATCCTAGAGAATTATCAGCAAGCCGATGGCAGCATCAAAATACCAAAAGCTTTGCAACCATACATGGGTGGTCTAGAAGCGCTCACGCTTTAA
- a CDS encoding SAM-dependent methyltransferase, which translates to MIDPSSKKDVSSQKHEIRPTQSIELLKELHILTRDGKLNQDTRRKLKQVYHLVQFIEPLLQEVLNRKDHLSIVDHGAGKSYLGFILNDLFCKLQEKPSTIYGIEVREELVKKSQDLANRLNFSNMKFLHLSAEESLDSDLLPNEIDVVTALHACNTATDDAIRFAFAKKAKHVVLVPCCQAELAAALRKTKAQSLKNELSEMWRHPIHTREFGSHITNVLRCLQLESHGYDVTVTELVGWEHSMKNELIIATQKNLPGQKAQERKTKLLAEIGLSSLEERFA; encoded by the coding sequence ATGATCGACCCATCATCAAAAAAAGATGTTTCTTCACAAAAACATGAGATCAGACCGACTCAATCCATTGAACTTTTAAAAGAATTGCACATCCTCACTCGCGATGGCAAGCTCAATCAAGACACACGCAGGAAACTCAAGCAGGTATATCACTTGGTTCAATTCATCGAACCACTGCTCCAAGAAGTCTTGAACCGAAAAGATCATTTGAGCATCGTTGATCACGGGGCTGGTAAGTCTTATTTGGGTTTTATTCTGAACGATCTCTTTTGCAAGTTACAAGAGAAGCCATCAACGATCTACGGCATTGAAGTACGCGAAGAATTGGTCAAGAAATCTCAAGACTTGGCCAATCGCCTGAACTTCTCAAATATGAAATTTCTGCACTTAAGCGCGGAAGAGTCCCTGGATTCAGACCTTCTGCCCAATGAAATCGATGTGGTCACAGCCTTGCATGCCTGTAATACAGCGACCGATGATGCGATTCGCTTTGCCTTTGCCAAAAAAGCCAAGCATGTTGTTTTGGTTCCTTGCTGTCAGGCCGAGTTAGCAGCGGCTTTGAGAAAGACCAAAGCCCAATCGCTTAAAAACGAATTATCGGAAATGTGGCGCCACCCGATTCATACCCGGGAATTTGGTAGCCACATCACCAACGTTTTGCGCTGCCTTCAATTAGAGTCTCATGGCTATGATGTGACCGTGACCGAATTGGTGGGCTGGGAACATTCCATGAAAAATGAGCTGATCATTGCAACTCAGAAGAACTTGCCTGGTCAAAAAGCCCAAGAAAGAAAGACAAAGTTACTGGCTGAAATAGGCTTGAGCAGTCTTGAGGAACGCTTTGCATAG
- the nadB gene encoding L-aspartate oxidase: MPKTSASDSLPVVIIGAGLAGLTVALELAESRQVIIMAKRGLSESATAWAQGGIVGVLDQQDSVDAHVRDTVEAGAGLVVESTARYIAERSSDAIDWLVDQGVPFTTDPQGPKGLHLTREGGHSHRRIAHAADATGKAIHEVLLDKARAHPNIQLLERWMALDLITNRHLKDKQLKKSERCYGVYALNISTGKIDAIPASAVVLATGGVGKVYRYTSNPETATGDGIAMAWRAGCRVGNMEFVQFHPTCLYHPQDRTFLITEALRGEGAQLKLPDGTRFMPNHDERAELAPRDIVARAIDFEMKRLGLDYVLLDATHLGEAFLKEHFPTIYARCAALGIDIAKQAIPVVPAAHYTCGGVVTDLEGRTDLPGLYAVGEATYTGLHGANRLASNSLLECVVIGKSAAAEIKEHPLKKMPEVPDWDESRVEDADETVVIAHNWDELRLLMWNYVGIVRTNRRLERALHRIELLQSEVQEYYANFRVTRDLLELRNLLSCAELIVRSALMRKESRGLHYSRDYPQSWTVSYPTILTPINRQS; encoded by the coding sequence ATGCCTAAAACATCTGCCTCCGATTCTTTACCAGTCGTCATCATTGGCGCTGGTTTGGCAGGCTTAACCGTTGCCTTGGAGTTGGCTGAGTCTCGCCAAGTGATCATCATGGCCAAGCGAGGTTTATCAGAATCTGCCACTGCTTGGGCCCAGGGTGGCATCGTTGGAGTTTTAGACCAGCAAGACAGCGTTGATGCCCATGTGAGAGACACGGTTGAAGCGGGTGCTGGTTTGGTGGTTGAATCTACCGCTAGATATATTGCTGAAAGAAGCTCCGACGCCATCGATTGGCTGGTGGATCAGGGCGTGCCTTTTACAACCGATCCACAGGGCCCTAAAGGCCTTCATTTGACCCGAGAGGGTGGTCACAGTCATCGTCGCATTGCGCATGCTGCGGATGCCACAGGTAAAGCAATTCATGAGGTCTTGTTGGATAAGGCGCGAGCACATCCAAACATTCAATTATTAGAGCGTTGGATGGCTTTGGACTTGATCACCAATCGACACCTCAAGGACAAACAATTAAAAAAATCTGAGCGCTGTTATGGTGTTTATGCCCTCAATATCTCTACTGGAAAAATTGACGCCATCCCTGCATCTGCTGTGGTTTTGGCCACTGGTGGGGTGGGTAAGGTTTATCGCTACACCAGCAATCCAGAAACTGCGACCGGTGATGGTATTGCCATGGCTTGGCGCGCAGGATGTCGCGTTGGCAATATGGAATTTGTACAGTTCCATCCCACATGCTTGTATCACCCACAAGACAGAACCTTTTTGATCACTGAAGCTTTGCGAGGTGAGGGTGCGCAATTAAAACTTCCGGATGGCACTCGCTTCATGCCAAATCATGATGAGCGTGCTGAACTTGCCCCAAGAGACATTGTGGCTCGTGCGATTGACTTTGAAATGAAGCGCTTGGGCTTGGATTATGTTTTGTTGGATGCCACTCACTTGGGCGAGGCCTTTTTGAAAGAGCATTTCCCAACGATCTACGCTCGTTGTGCTGCATTGGGCATTGATATTGCCAAGCAGGCTATTCCAGTGGTGCCTGCTGCGCATTACACCTGTGGTGGTGTTGTCACTGACTTAGAAGGTAGAACTGATTTGCCGGGATTGTATGCCGTAGGAGAAGCAACATACACAGGGCTGCATGGCGCTAATCGTCTTGCGAGTAATTCTTTATTAGAGTGTGTGGTGATTGGCAAGTCAGCGGCAGCAGAAATCAAAGAACATCCACTTAAAAAAATGCCAGAAGTTCCTGATTGGGATGAAAGTCGAGTAGAAGATGCTGATGAAACAGTGGTCATTGCCCACAACTGGGATGAGCTGCGTCTTTTGATGTGGAACTACGTGGGCATCGTCAGAACCAATCGTCGCTTAGAAAGAGCGTTGCACCGCATTGAATTACTTCAAAGTGAAGTGCAAGAGTATTACGCGAACTTCAGAGTAACCCGAGATTTATTGGAATTAAGAAACTTATTGAGTTGCGCTGAACTGATTGTGCGCTCTGCATTGATGCGCAAAGAGAGTCGTGGTTTGCATTACAGCCGTGATTACCCACAGAGCTGGACTGTTTCTTATCCAACCATCCTCACGCCCATCAATAGACAGTCATAA
- a CDS encoding outer membrane lipoprotein carrier protein LolA, translated as MSFINFKHLAFAALLGASCLTSPAAFADEGIKQFKQFISTVNNAEGEFTQQQIRAAKQGEAQPKVLRKSQGRFVFQRPGKFVWETIKPFEQKVITDGQKLLLWDKDLNQLTVRPASKGLSASPAAILFGGAMAEEYFDLIPGGEKGGMFWVELKPKATGGSGDMPYSRIGVGMSNGLPAGLELHDNFGTIVLINLSKIRTNINLSPNTFKFSPPAGADVLNVQ; from the coding sequence ATGAGTTTTATCAACTTTAAACACTTGGCTTTTGCAGCCCTCTTGGGTGCTTCCTGTTTGACTTCGCCTGCCGCGTTTGCAGATGAAGGCATTAAGCAATTCAAACAATTTATTTCAACTGTTAATAATGCTGAAGGTGAATTCACTCAGCAACAGATCAGGGCTGCTAAGCAGGGTGAAGCTCAACCCAAAGTTCTGCGCAAGAGCCAAGGGCGTTTTGTTTTTCAAAGACCAGGTAAATTTGTTTGGGAGACCATCAAGCCTTTTGAGCAAAAAGTGATTACCGACGGTCAGAAGTTGTTGCTCTGGGATAAAGACCTCAATCAGTTGACCGTGCGTCCTGCAAGCAAAGGATTGAGTGCCAGTCCTGCGGCCATCCTCTTTGGCGGTGCCATGGCAGAAGAATATTTTGACTTGATTCCTGGTGGCGAAAAGGGCGGCATGTTTTGGGTGGAATTAAAACCCAAAGCCACGGGTGGTTCAGGAGACATGCCTTACAGCCGAATCGGTGTTGGAATGTCCAATGGTCTTCCTGCTGGCTTAGAGTTGCATGACAACTTTGGTACGATTGTTCTGATTAATCTGAGTAAAATTCGTACAAACATTAATTTGTCGCCAAATACATTTAAATTTTCACCGCCTGCTGGCGCAGACGTTCTGAATGTTCAGTAA